A section of the Microbulbifer pacificus genome encodes:
- the frr gene encoding ribosome recycling factor has product MINDIKKDAEGRMKKSIEALGSNFNKIRTGRAHPSILDGVMVSYYGSDTPLSQVANVTVEDARTLSVTPWEKNLVPDIEKAIMKSDLGLNPSTAGSVIRIPMPMLTEETRKNFIRQAKGEAENARVAIRNVRRDALAEVKALEKDKEISEDDERRAGDEIQKLTDKYVAEVEKALAAKEKDLMEI; this is encoded by the coding sequence GTGATCAACGACATCAAAAAAGACGCCGAAGGGCGCATGAAAAAATCCATCGAAGCGCTGGGAAGCAACTTCAACAAGATCCGTACCGGCCGCGCACACCCGAGCATCCTCGATGGTGTTATGGTTTCCTACTACGGCTCAGATACCCCGCTGTCGCAAGTGGCCAACGTCACCGTGGAAGACGCGCGTACCCTGTCCGTAACCCCGTGGGAAAAGAACCTGGTGCCGGACATCGAAAAAGCGATCATGAAGTCCGACCTCGGCCTGAACCCGAGCACCGCTGGCAGTGTGATCCGTATCCCGATGCCGATGCTGACGGAAGAGACCCGCAAAAACTTCATTCGCCAGGCCAAGGGTGAAGCGGAGAACGCGCGTGTCGCCATCCGCAACGTGCGCCGCGATGCGCTGGCGGAAGTGAAGGCTCTGGAAAAAGACAAAGAAATCTCCGAGGACGATGAGCGCCGCGCAGGAGACGAGATTCAGAAGCTGACCGACAAGTACGTTGCCGAAGTGGAGAAAGCGCTGGCGGCAAAAGAAAAGGATCTGATGGAAATCTGA
- a CDS encoding [protein-PII] uridylyltransferase, protein MNSMQLAQIPHFEKPLFFFDQSRFRRDLEEGARPRLEIFRDAVGAANTQMARRFREGEDVRTLVYERALFVDCLLHYAWYQYQWPQNIALLAVGGYGRGELHPKSDIDLLILSDDKPDAAAIDNIERLVAFLWDLKLDIGHSVRTIEHCVEMAAADITVATNLLECRTVVGNPALCEALTERMTPDDLWPADKFFQAKFEEQEERHRKQRGAEYNLEPNIKNAPGGLRDIQTINWVAKRYFQVRTLKQLQGKGFFTEQEFAILQSGEDFLWRVRYGLHLLAGRPEERLLFDYQRELAREFGYKDNESHLAVEQFMHTYYRIVMALRELNDVLLQFLDEVILQRGKHLPVTPINERFQLRGNTIEATVTRTFTENPSALMEIFVLMAKNPEIHGVRASTIRLIREHRHLIDDQFRADPTNARLFMQLLRSPRGLSTQLTRMTRYGILGRYLPEFGRVTGQMQHDLFHIYTVDAHTLQVVRNMRSFRGDDAWEKFPLAAEILSRMRKPELLYIAGLYHDIAKGRGGDHSKLGVVDAEAFCQRHDLSARDTRLVCWLVEKHLLMSAVSQKQDITDPEVVHAFAAEVGDREHLDYLYALTVADINATNPDLWNSWRASLMRQLYQYTQRALRRGLENPIDRDEIYEETQAQARNMLRAMGIPSNAVEDIWCEMGEDYFVRESADNITWHTAAIYQLQKDPQRDADSDTLVLTRNSGPGEHDGATEVFVYTPDRPNVFAAVVTGLDMLNLNIHDARLYSSAGGYTLDTFYVLDEYGQPLLDEPQRLEQIRNTLQKELKLVEDYSKVIKRRTPRRLKMFHLPSQAHISTEPEDTYSTLEITSADRPGLLARIARIFITHDLRLHNAKISTLGERVEDIFHITDADDEPLTDPALIELLEQAICQELDAHQATLPPQP, encoded by the coding sequence ATGAATTCCATGCAGCTGGCCCAGATCCCGCATTTTGAAAAGCCCCTGTTTTTCTTCGACCAGTCGCGCTTCCGCCGCGACCTCGAAGAGGGCGCGCGCCCGCGCCTGGAAATCTTCCGCGACGCGGTAGGCGCCGCCAATACCCAGATGGCCAGGCGCTTTCGCGAGGGTGAGGACGTACGCACCCTGGTCTACGAGCGCGCCCTGTTCGTCGACTGCCTGCTGCACTACGCCTGGTACCAGTACCAGTGGCCGCAGAACATCGCCCTGCTGGCGGTGGGCGGCTACGGCCGCGGCGAGCTCCATCCCAAATCCGATATCGATCTGCTGATCCTGAGCGACGACAAGCCAGACGCCGCCGCAATCGACAATATCGAGCGTCTTGTCGCCTTCCTGTGGGACCTGAAACTGGATATCGGCCACTCTGTGCGCACCATCGAGCACTGCGTGGAAATGGCCGCAGCGGATATCACCGTCGCCACCAACCTGCTGGAATGTCGCACTGTGGTCGGCAACCCCGCCCTGTGTGAGGCGCTGACCGAGCGCATGACGCCGGATGACCTGTGGCCGGCGGACAAATTCTTCCAGGCGAAATTTGAAGAGCAGGAGGAGCGCCACCGCAAGCAGCGCGGTGCCGAATACAACCTCGAACCCAATATCAAGAACGCGCCGGGCGGCCTGCGGGATATTCAGACCATTAACTGGGTTGCCAAGCGCTATTTCCAGGTGCGCACCCTGAAGCAGCTGCAGGGCAAGGGCTTTTTCACCGAGCAGGAATTCGCGATCCTGCAGTCCGGTGAAGACTTCCTGTGGCGGGTGCGCTACGGCCTGCACCTGCTGGCGGGCCGCCCGGAAGAGCGGCTGTTGTTTGACTACCAGCGCGAGCTGGCGCGGGAGTTCGGCTACAAGGACAACGAGTCGCACCTTGCGGTCGAGCAGTTCATGCACACCTACTACCGCATCGTGATGGCACTGCGGGAGCTGAATGACGTGCTGCTGCAGTTCCTCGACGAGGTGATCCTGCAACGTGGCAAGCACCTTCCGGTAACCCCCATCAACGAGCGCTTCCAGTTGCGCGGCAACACCATCGAAGCGACGGTGACCCGCACCTTCACCGAGAACCCCTCGGCGCTGATGGAAATCTTCGTGCTGATGGCGAAAAACCCGGAAATTCACGGGGTGCGCGCGTCCACCATCCGCCTGATCCGCGAGCATCGCCACCTGATCGACGACCAGTTCCGCGCCGACCCCACCAACGCGCGCCTGTTTATGCAGCTGCTGCGCAGCCCCCGCGGCCTGTCCACCCAGCTCACACGCATGACCCGCTACGGGATTCTCGGCCGCTACCTGCCGGAGTTCGGCCGCGTCACCGGGCAGATGCAACACGACCTGTTCCATATCTACACCGTGGACGCCCACACCCTGCAGGTGGTGCGCAACATGCGCAGCTTCCGCGGCGATGACGCCTGGGAGAAATTCCCGCTGGCGGCGGAAATCCTGTCGCGCATGCGCAAGCCGGAGCTGCTGTATATCGCCGGCCTGTACCACGATATCGCCAAGGGCCGCGGCGGCGACCACTCCAAACTGGGAGTGGTAGACGCGGAAGCCTTCTGCCAGCGCCACGATCTCTCCGCCCGCGACACTCGCCTGGTGTGCTGGCTGGTGGAAAAACACTTGTTGATGAGTGCGGTGTCGCAGAAGCAGGACATTACCGATCCGGAAGTGGTGCACGCGTTTGCCGCCGAAGTGGGCGACCGCGAGCACCTGGATTACCTCTATGCGCTGACCGTGGCAGACATCAACGCCACCAACCCCGACCTGTGGAACAGCTGGCGCGCCAGCCTGATGCGCCAGCTGTACCAGTACACCCAGCGCGCCCTGCGCCGCGGACTGGAAAACCCAATCGACCGCGACGAAATTTATGAGGAAACCCAGGCCCAGGCGCGCAATATGCTGCGCGCCATGGGGATTCCCAGCAACGCGGTGGAAGACATCTGGTGTGAAATGGGTGAGGACTATTTCGTGCGCGAGAGCGCCGACAACATCACCTGGCACACCGCCGCCATCTACCAGCTGCAGAAAGACCCGCAGCGCGACGCCGACAGCGACACCTTGGTACTGACACGCAACTCCGGGCCGGGCGAGCACGACGGCGCTACCGAAGTGTTCGTCTACACCCCGGACAGGCCCAACGTCTTCGCCGCGGTGGTGACCGGTCTCGACATGCTGAACCTGAACATTCACGATGCGCGCCTGTACAGCTCAGCCGGTGGCTACACCCTGGATACCTTCTACGTGCTGGACGAATACGGGCAGCCGCTGCTGGACGAACCCCAGCGCCTGGAACAGATCCGCAACACCCTGCAGAAAGAGCTGAAGCTGGTGGAGGACTACTCCAAGGTCATCAAGCGCCGCACCCCGCGCCGCCTGAAAATGTTCCACCTGCCGAGCCAGGCCCACATTTCCACCGAGCCGGAAGATACCTACAGCACGCTGGAAATCACCAGTGCCGACCGTCCCGGCCTGCTGGCGCGTATCGCGAGGATTTTTATTACCCACGATCTGCGCCTGCACAACGCCAAGATTTCCACCCTGGGCGAACGGGTCGAGGATATTTTCCATATCACCGATGCCGACGACGAGCCACTCACGGACCCGGCACTGATCGAACTGCTGGAACAGGCCATCTGCCAGGAGCTGGACGCGCATCAGGCGACGCTGCCACCACAACCGTAA
- the rpsB gene encoding 30S ribosomal protein S2: protein MPQVSMRDMLQAGVHFGHQTRYWNPKMGQYIFGARNKIHIINLEHTVPAFNEALQIIKGMAAQKKKVLFVGTKRAAQKSIQEQAERAGQPYVSNRWLGGMLTNYKTIRASIKRFRDLEAQSQDGTFEKLTKKEALMRTRAMEKLERSIGGIKDMGGLPDALFVIDVDHERIAIQEANKLGIPVIGIVDTNSSPEGVDYIIPGNDDAIRAIKLYTTAVADAVLAGAANAGGNAAPSEYVEAGDDQAAAQ, encoded by the coding sequence ATGCCGCAAGTCAGCATGCGCGATATGCTGCAGGCTGGTGTCCACTTTGGTCACCAGACTCGCTACTGGAACCCGAAGATGGGTCAATACATCTTTGGTGCCCGCAACAAGATTCACATCATCAACCTGGAGCACACTGTTCCGGCCTTCAACGAAGCGCTGCAGATCATCAAGGGTATGGCTGCGCAGAAGAAGAAGGTTCTGTTCGTTGGTACCAAGCGCGCTGCGCAGAAGTCCATTCAGGAGCAGGCGGAGCGTGCAGGTCAGCCTTACGTCAGCAACCGCTGGCTGGGTGGTATGCTCACCAACTACAAAACCATCCGCGCTTCCATCAAGCGTTTCCGCGATCTGGAAGCCCAGTCCCAGGACGGCACCTTCGAGAAGCTGACCAAGAAAGAAGCTCTGATGCGTACCCGTGCCATGGAGAAGCTCGAGCGCTCCATCGGTGGTATCAAGGACATGGGCGGTCTGCCGGATGCGCTGTTCGTGATCGACGTTGACCACGAGCGCATCGCGATTCAGGAAGCCAACAAGCTGGGTATTCCTGTTATTGGTATCGTGGATACCAACAGCAGCCCGGAAGGTGTTGACTACATTATCCCGGGTAACGACGACGCCATCCGCGCGATCAAGCTGTACACCACTGCCGTAGCCGACGCCGTACTGGCCGGTGCTGCGAATGCGGGTGGCAACGCTGCTCCGAGCGAGTACGTCGAAGCCGGCGACGACCAAGCCGCTGCGCAATAA
- the map gene encoding type I methionyl aminopeptidase, whose amino-acid sequence MTNAVKTPEQIAKMRTAGRLAAEVLEMIGEYVVPGVTTEELDQRCHDYIVNVQQAIPACLGYRGFPKSICTSVNEVICHGIPAESKVLKKGDIINIDVTVIKDGWYGDTSKMYFVGTPAPHAERLVKVTQECLYKAIEIVRPGTTLGDIGHVIQQHAESNYYSVVKDFCGHGIGEVFHEDPQILHYGKPGTGQVLEEGMTFTIEPMINAGKPGSRVLRDGWTAVTVDRRLSAQWEHTMVVTGTGVEILTARKEESF is encoded by the coding sequence ATGACCAATGCCGTAAAGACACCGGAACAGATCGCCAAAATGCGCACCGCGGGCCGCCTGGCCGCAGAAGTACTGGAGATGATCGGCGAATATGTGGTCCCCGGCGTCACCACCGAGGAGCTTGACCAACGCTGCCATGACTATATCGTCAACGTACAGCAGGCCATCCCCGCCTGCCTCGGCTACCGCGGCTTCCCGAAATCCATCTGCACGTCGGTGAATGAAGTCATCTGCCACGGCATCCCGGCAGAATCCAAGGTGCTGAAGAAGGGCGATATCATCAATATCGATGTGACCGTGATCAAGGATGGCTGGTACGGCGACACCTCCAAGATGTACTTTGTTGGAACCCCCGCCCCCCATGCTGAACGCCTGGTCAAGGTCACCCAGGAGTGCCTGTACAAGGCCATCGAAATCGTGCGCCCCGGTACCACCCTCGGCGATATCGGCCATGTGATCCAGCAGCACGCCGAGAGCAACTATTACTCGGTGGTAAAGGACTTCTGCGGTCACGGTATTGGCGAGGTCTTCCACGAGGACCCGCAGATCCTGCACTACGGCAAGCCCGGTACCGGACAGGTGCTGGAAGAAGGCATGACCTTCACCATCGAACCCATGATCAATGCCGGCAAGCCCGGCAGCCGCGTGCTGCGTGACGGCTGGACTGCCGTGACCGTAGACCGCCGTCTGTCCGCCCAGTGGGAGCACACCATGGTGGTCACCGGCACTGGCGTTGAGATCCTGACCGCGCGCAAGGAGGAGTCTTTCTAA
- the pyrH gene encoding UMP kinase produces the protein MPGIKDRKYKRILLKLSGEELMGEQGFGISPKVLDKMALEIGQLVGIGVQVGLVVGGGNLFRGAALNAAGLDRVTGDHMGMLATVMNALALRDALERSNISSRVMSAIQMSGIVDHYDRRAAIRYLERGEVLIFAAGTGNPFFTTDSAACLRGIEIDAELVLKATKVDGVYSADPKLVPDATRYDRLTYDEVLDKKLGVMDLTAICLCREHNLPVRVFRMDKTGALLNIVVGGEEGTLIEEDVNQ, from the coding sequence ATGCCAGGTATTAAAGACCGTAAGTACAAGCGAATCCTGTTAAAGCTCAGCGGAGAAGAGCTGATGGGCGAACAGGGGTTTGGAATCAGCCCCAAAGTACTGGACAAGATGGCGCTGGAGATCGGCCAGCTGGTGGGCATAGGTGTGCAGGTCGGCCTGGTGGTCGGCGGTGGCAACCTGTTCCGCGGCGCGGCGCTGAATGCTGCCGGACTCGACCGTGTGACCGGTGACCACATGGGTATGCTGGCTACGGTCATGAATGCGCTGGCGCTGCGCGATGCACTGGAGCGCTCGAATATTTCCTCGCGGGTCATGTCCGCGATCCAGATGAGCGGTATTGTCGACCACTACGATCGTCGCGCCGCCATTCGCTACCTGGAGCGGGGCGAAGTGCTGATTTTTGCCGCCGGTACCGGTAACCCGTTTTTCACTACCGACTCCGCCGCCTGTCTGCGGGGGATCGAGATTGACGCCGAGCTGGTATTGAAGGCCACCAAGGTGGACGGCGTCTACTCCGCCGACCCGAAACTGGTGCCCGATGCCACCCGCTACGACCGCCTCACCTACGATGAGGTGCTCGACAAGAAGCTCGGGGTTATGGATTTAACGGCAATCTGCCTCTGCCGCGAACACAATCTGCCTGTGCGCGTATTCCGGATGGACAAGACCGGCGCACTGCTGAACATCGTTGTGGGCGGCGAAGAGGGCACACTTATTGAAGAGGATGTGAATCAGTGA
- the dapD gene encoding 2,3,4,5-tetrahydropyridine-2,6-dicarboxylate N-succinyltransferase has protein sequence MSNLFSIGFGVGTCNDKGEWLEVYFPQPMLYPSEEVAKAVTGVLDITGGNVAVALEEAQLQPLANQLENAGSAEQAAILRQFATSQRPLVAVVLHSDDAPQSVPESYLKLHLLSHRLVKPHGTKLDGIFGQLPNVAWTNKGAIDLAELPARQLEARLQGELLEVSCVDKFPKMTNYVVPKGVRIAHTARVRLGAYLGEGTTIMHEGFVNFNAGTEGPGMIEGRISAGVFVGAGSDLGGGCSTMGTLSGGGNIVISLGEGCLLGANSGTGIPLGDRCTIESGLYITAGTKVAVLDDKGAVVESVKARDLAGKSDLLFRRNSATGAVECLTNKSAIELNAELHSN, from the coding sequence ATGAGTAACTTGTTCAGCATCGGCTTCGGTGTAGGCACCTGTAATGACAAGGGCGAGTGGCTGGAAGTGTATTTCCCCCAGCCCATGCTTTACCCCTCTGAAGAAGTAGCCAAAGCGGTTACCGGTGTTCTCGACATCACCGGCGGCAACGTCGCCGTGGCGCTGGAAGAAGCGCAGCTGCAACCGCTGGCAAACCAGCTGGAAAACGCGGGCTCTGCCGAACAGGCCGCCATTCTGCGCCAGTTCGCCACCAGCCAGCGCCCGCTGGTTGCGGTGGTACTGCACAGCGACGACGCGCCGCAGTCTGTACCCGAGTCCTACCTGAAACTGCACCTGCTGTCGCACCGTCTGGTAAAACCCCACGGCACCAAGCTGGATGGTATTTTCGGTCAGCTGCCGAACGTCGCCTGGACCAACAAGGGCGCCATCGACCTCGCCGAACTGCCGGCTCGCCAGCTGGAAGCGCGCCTCCAGGGCGAACTGCTGGAAGTTTCCTGCGTGGACAAGTTCCCCAAAATGACCAACTACGTGGTGCCCAAGGGCGTGCGTATCGCGCACACCGCGCGTGTGCGTCTGGGTGCTTACCTGGGCGAAGGCACCACCATCATGCACGAGGGCTTCGTGAACTTTAACGCGGGCACCGAAGGCCCGGGCATGATCGAAGGGCGCATTTCTGCCGGCGTTTTCGTGGGTGCCGGTTCTGACCTCGGCGGCGGCTGCTCCACCATGGGCACCCTGTCCGGCGGCGGCAACATTGTGATCTCCCTCGGCGAAGGCTGCCTGCTCGGTGCCAACTCCGGCACCGGCATTCCGCTGGGCGACCGCTGCACCATTGAATCTGGCCTGTACATCACCGCCGGCACCAAGGTCGCCGTTCTGGATGACAAGGGCGCGGTGGTTGAATCGGTAAAAGCGCGCGATCTGGCGGGCAAGTCAGACCTGCTGTTCCGTCGCAACTCCGCGACCGGCGCGGTTGAGTGCCTGACCAACAAGAGCGCCATTGAATTGAATGCCGAGTTGCACAGCAACTGA
- the uppS gene encoding polyprenyl diphosphate synthase, whose amino-acid sequence MSVSGTDVTGREPAGPRHIAIIMDGNGRWAARKGLSPSAGHKAGVERIRDLIEACKERGVEALTLFAFSSENWQRPPKEVELLMTLFHSYLRREARRMQEQGVELRVIGRRDRFSPRLQRAIAEAEAMTRGGEQGTLVIAADYGGQWDIAQAARALAEEVASGRRSVESIDEAALAERVQLADLPPVDLLIRSSGEQRISNFILWQAAYSEFYFTDTLWPDFGVEELDEAIAAFRQRDRRYGGRSEDGLEAQA is encoded by the coding sequence ATGTCTGTGAGCGGTACGGATGTGACGGGACGGGAACCTGCGGGACCGCGCCATATTGCCATAATCATGGATGGCAATGGTCGCTGGGCCGCACGCAAGGGGCTGTCGCCGTCTGCCGGGCACAAGGCGGGTGTCGAGCGGATCCGCGATCTGATCGAGGCCTGCAAAGAGCGCGGTGTGGAGGCGCTCACCCTGTTCGCATTTTCCAGTGAGAACTGGCAGCGTCCACCGAAAGAGGTGGAGTTGCTGATGACCCTGTTTCACTCCTATCTGCGGCGCGAAGCGCGGCGGATGCAGGAGCAAGGGGTCGAGTTGCGGGTGATCGGTCGTCGCGACCGGTTCTCGCCGCGGCTGCAGCGGGCCATTGCGGAAGCCGAAGCGATGACCCGGGGCGGCGAGCAGGGCACGCTGGTGATTGCTGCAGATTACGGCGGCCAATGGGATATCGCCCAGGCTGCCCGCGCGCTGGCAGAAGAGGTGGCCAGTGGTCGCCGCTCCGTGGAATCTATAGACGAGGCGGCGCTTGCAGAGCGGGTGCAACTGGCGGATCTCCCGCCGGTGGATCTGCTGATCCGCTCCAGTGGGGAGCAACGCATCAGCAACTTTATCCTCTGGCAAGCCGCCTATAGTGAATTTTATTTTACCGATACGCTGTGGCCGGATTTCGGGGTCGAAGAGCTGGATGAGGCCATAGCGGCTTTCCGCCAGCGCGATCGCCGTTACGGTGGCCGCAGTGAAGATGGACTGGAAGCGCAGGCCTGA
- the tsf gene encoding translation elongation factor Ts codes for MAITASMVKELRERTGLPMMECKKALTEADGDIEKAIDDLRKASGLKAAKKAGRTAADGVVAAKVAEDGSYGVLVEVNSETDFVARDDNFLGFVAKVVDKAFAERQQDVAALMEGALEADREALVQKIGENIGVRRIQLVEAPVVGAYVHSNNRLAVLVALSGANVELARDIAMHVTASNPQVVKPEDMSPEVVEKEKEIIKAQPDMAGKPAEIVEKMMGGRINKFLKENSLVEQPFVKNPDVTVGKLAKDAGADVLGFVRFEVGEGIEKEVVDFAAEVAAQVKSSS; via the coding sequence ATGGCGATTACCGCGTCAATGGTAAAAGAACTGCGCGAGCGCACCGGTCTGCCGATGATGGAGTGCAAAAAAGCACTGACCGAAGCCGATGGTGACATCGAAAAAGCGATCGACGACCTGCGCAAGGCATCTGGCCTGAAGGCCGCCAAGAAAGCTGGCCGCACCGCCGCCGACGGCGTTGTTGCTGCCAAAGTTGCCGAAGACGGCAGCTACGGTGTTCTGGTTGAAGTGAACTCCGAAACCGACTTCGTTGCCCGCGACGACAACTTCCTGGGCTTTGTTGCCAAGGTTGTGGACAAGGCATTTGCCGAGCGTCAGCAGGACGTAGCTGCGCTGATGGAAGGCGCGCTGGAAGCTGACCGCGAAGCGCTGGTACAGAAAATCGGTGAAAACATCGGTGTGCGTCGCATTCAGCTGGTAGAAGCTCCGGTTGTGGGCGCCTACGTACACTCCAACAACCGCCTCGCGGTTCTGGTTGCCCTGAGTGGCGCCAACGTGGAGCTCGCGCGCGACATCGCCATGCACGTAACCGCGTCCAACCCGCAGGTTGTGAAGCCGGAAGACATGTCTCCGGAAGTGGTTGAGAAAGAGAAGGAAATCATCAAGGCGCAGCCGGATATGGCTGGCAAGCCTGCCGAAATCGTCGAGAAGATGATGGGCGGCCGTATCAACAAGTTCCTGAAGGAAAACAGCCTGGTTGAGCAGCCCTTCGTCAAGAACCCGGACGTGACCGTTGGCAAGCTGGCCAAGGACGCGGGCGCGGATGTTCTGGGCTTTGTGCGCTTCGAAGTAGGCGAAGGTATCGAGAAGGAAGTGGTGGACTTCGCAGCGGAAGTAGCTGCGCAGGTCAAATCCAGCTCCTGA
- the nth gene encoding endonuclease III — protein sequence MMVKNLLKQERVDYIQNRLEELYPETPVPLDHFDAYSLLIAVLLSAQCTDERVNQVTPGLWKLADNPHDMAQVPVEKIREAIRPCGLSPQKSKAIQKLSEILVNQYHGKVPENMAALETLPGVGHKTASVVMSQAFGHPAFPVDTHIHRLAQRWGLTSGKNVVQTEKDLKRLFPEDKWNKLHLQIIFYGREFCSARGCDGTVCEICTTCYPARKNPKKVKKA from the coding sequence ATGATGGTAAAAAACCTACTCAAACAGGAACGGGTGGACTACATCCAGAATCGGCTCGAGGAACTCTATCCGGAGACGCCGGTCCCCCTCGACCACTTCGATGCCTACTCCCTGCTAATAGCGGTTCTGCTGTCCGCGCAGTGTACCGACGAGCGGGTAAACCAGGTGACCCCGGGACTGTGGAAGCTCGCGGATAATCCCCACGACATGGCGCAGGTGCCGGTGGAGAAAATCCGCGAGGCGATCCGCCCCTGCGGCCTGTCGCCGCAAAAATCAAAGGCGATCCAGAAGCTCTCGGAAATTCTGGTGAACCAGTACCACGGCAAGGTACCGGAAAATATGGCGGCACTGGAAACATTGCCGGGCGTGGGACACAAAACCGCGAGCGTGGTGATGTCCCAGGCCTTCGGTCACCCGGCCTTTCCGGTGGACACCCACATCCACCGCCTGGCCCAGCGTTGGGGGCTCACCTCTGGCAAAAACGTGGTGCAGACGGAAAAGGATCTGAAGCGGCTGTTCCCGGAAGACAAGTGGAACAAACTGCACCTGCAGATCATTTTTTACGGCCGTGAATTCTGTTCTGCACGCGGCTGCGATGGCACCGTGTGCGAGATCTGCACCACCTGCTACCCAGCGCGCAAGAATCCGAAAAAAGTCAAAAAGGCCTGA
- the dapC gene encoding succinyldiaminopimelate transaminase: protein MNPNLQQLQPYPFAKLAKLKAGIEGPAELAHIALSIGEPKHTPPAFVRDELIDNLDKLAAYPLTKGIDPLRETIAHWLCNRFQLSTLCADSQVIPVNGTREALFAFAQAVVSPGSTVLMPNPFYQIYEGAAFLAGATPHFINCSVETGFKPDFASVPESAWASCDLLYLCTPGNPTGALLDLDDLKQLIALADKYDFTIASDECYSELYFDEGNPPAGLLQACAELGRHDYRRCVVFHSLSKRSNLPGLRSGFVAGDGEILENFLLYRTYHGCAMPVPTQYASIAAWQDEQHVKENRELYRRKFDAVLEILDGCLDVQKPEASFYLWPKVGDGETFARELFRQQHITVLPGAYLARETNGVNPGAEYVRMALVATLDECIEAAKRIRSFCR, encoded by the coding sequence ATGAATCCGAATTTGCAACAGCTGCAGCCCTACCCTTTTGCCAAGCTGGCAAAATTGAAAGCGGGCATTGAGGGCCCGGCGGAGCTCGCCCACATCGCGCTGTCCATCGGCGAGCCCAAGCACACACCGCCAGCCTTTGTGCGCGACGAACTGATCGACAACCTCGACAAGCTCGCCGCCTATCCGCTCACCAAGGGCATAGACCCACTGCGGGAAACCATCGCCCACTGGCTGTGTAATCGCTTTCAGTTGTCAACGCTGTGTGCCGACTCCCAGGTGATCCCGGTCAACGGCACCCGCGAAGCGCTGTTCGCCTTTGCCCAGGCCGTCGTCTCGCCGGGCTCCACGGTGCTGATGCCGAACCCGTTCTACCAGATCTACGAGGGCGCTGCGTTTCTCGCCGGCGCCACGCCGCACTTTATCAACTGCAGTGTGGAAACCGGCTTCAAGCCGGATTTCGCTTCCGTACCGGAATCGGCCTGGGCATCCTGCGACCTGCTCTACCTGTGCACCCCCGGCAATCCCACCGGTGCGCTGCTGGATCTCGACGACCTGAAACAACTGATTGCGCTCGCGGACAAATACGATTTCACCATCGCCTCCGATGAGTGCTATTCCGAGCTTTATTTCGACGAGGGCAACCCGCCTGCGGGCCTGCTGCAGGCCTGCGCGGAACTCGGCCGCCACGACTACCGCCGCTGCGTGGTCTTCCACAGCCTGTCCAAGCGCTCGAACCTGCCGGGGCTGCGCTCTGGTTTCGTCGCCGGCGACGGCGAGATCCTGGAAAACTTCCTGCTGTACCGCACCTACCACGGCTGTGCCATGCCGGTGCCCACCCAGTACGCGTCCATCGCCGCGTGGCAGGACGAGCAGCACGTGAAGGAAAACCGTGAACTCTACCGGCGCAAGTTTGACGCGGTACTGGAGATTCTCGACGGCTGCCTGGATGTCCAGAAACCGGAAGCGAGCTTTTACCTCTGGCCCAAAGTGGGCGACGGCGAGACCTTTGCCCGCGAACTGTTTCGCCAACAGCACATCACCGTACTGCCCGGCGCCTACCTGGCCCGCGAGACCAACGGTGTGAATCCCGGTGCCGAATATGTGCGCATGGCGCTCGTCGCCACCCTGGATGAGTGTATTGAAGCAGCGAAGCGCATCCGCAGCTTCTGTCGGTAA
- a CDS encoding ArsC family reductase, which produces MITLYGIKNCDTVKKARKWLDEHKVEYAFHDFREDGMHSVPLADWLREFGWEQVLNRRSTSWRELSEAQKNVLDDASAEALANETPTLIKRPVMTRGGSTLFGFKADSYAAFTKS; this is translated from the coding sequence ATGATTACCCTTTACGGCATCAAGAACTGCGACACCGTAAAAAAGGCCCGCAAGTGGCTGGATGAACACAAGGTGGAATACGCTTTCCACGACTTCCGCGAAGACGGTATGCACAGTGTGCCGCTGGCGGACTGGCTGAGGGAATTTGGCTGGGAGCAGGTGTTGAACCGCCGCTCCACCAGCTGGCGCGAATTGAGCGAGGCACAGAAAAATGTGCTCGACGATGCAAGCGCCGAAGCCCTGGCCAATGAAACACCCACACTGATCAAACGCCCGGTAATGACCAGGGGCGGAAGCACCCTGTTTGGCTTCAAAGCCGACAGCTACGCTGCGTTCACCAAATCGTAA